The sequence below is a genomic window from Oreochromis aureus strain Israel breed Guangdong linkage group 12, ZZ_aureus, whole genome shotgun sequence.
TTGATGAcacttttatttcctgtttataGAGTATTGTTTGTAACTTAGCAACGCCACAACCGCGTGATCCTGAGTGTAGCATTTAGAGTGACTTAAAGACAATTACTAATTAGTcaggtttttttgggggggggaacagaaaatttaggtatttggcttttttgtttttcaactgAGTTCTGATCAGTTTGTTGTTCAAAATAAGGAATTAAACTGAAGTTTAATCTTCACTTGGTTACTTGTGGTTGCACTAACAAATACAAAGCTGAATTAAAAGAATTTTTTTGCTAATGTTCTTATAGCAGCAGAACATCTGTTTACCATCCTGCACAGTTTTCTATCACAGCAGCTGACAGCAGTTTTATTGTCTGTCCAACAGAAAAACGGCACCCATGAAGGAGAGTTTGTGTTCCACACTGGTGAGCAGAACTACTTGGATTATGGGAAGATCGACACGTGGAACGGCCTGAGGTAAAAACTCATACAGGGCactttcagttttctttatataaactgttttattttcattgtttcttGAATGGTAGGAAACACTTTCTAGCCAGCAAATGGCTTCCTCTTCCTTCCACGCACCTTAGTACCATTTACTACGTTATGCAATGTTCATCCGAAAGTCCAGAGGGGAAAGTCTTTGGTCCCTGGCTTTAGGGGGAGAGGGGTTGCAAAATGGATGTTTGGATATCCACATCAACCTTGCACTTTGAATGTGTGTTTAGAGTACTGTGTGTGCTGAAAAAAGTACTCACTTTCATGCAGCAATACAGAAATACTCTGTTTCTGACACAAAAACGGCCAAACTGCACCAAAATTCCTTGTTCGTACAAAAatggctgctgttgtggtgaCTCTGTAGCATAGTGGTGGTATGGGTGTAAATGCAGTCAGCAGTTTGATTTTTCAGCTCGAGAGACCTTGATTATTCCCTGCTTTCTACTCACTTGCCTTATAAGACCGGAAATGTGAGTAAGGCCAAATGCTAAAAACATAATGTCCAAAgaatagcagctgtgagagagaTGAAATATTTATGGGTTTTCCCCTGTTTATTTCAGCATTTAGGAAGATTGTATTGTTGTAGAAGGTGAAGGCTGAGAACGGGTTGCAAAATAATTCTGATGGAGAatttgtgggggggggggttaaatgagtataatttcttttaatatttgcttttttgtgGAACTGCAAGCTAGAGCAGTACTAATacttggttggttggttggttttttttagtaCAAATTAATATCTGGTTCTTCTTGATCAACAGGGAAATGTCGTGGTGGTCATCCAATCAGAGCAACATGATCAACGGCACCGACGGCGCAGTTTTCCACCCACTGATAAACAGGAACGAGTTGCTCTACATCTTCGCTGCTGATCTCTGCAGGTGCGCATGCTTATGTGgctttaaatgtgtttacagGCAAAGCACCCGGTGGGGTGAGGACAAGAACTTCAGCTGAGGTTAATGAAAGGAAATGCTGGCTGAGTCGCACACTGTGTGCTCACAAACACACTGATAAGGACAACTTCTGAGAAGGCATCCAATGGAAACACAGGTGGAAAGAGTTAGGCCCGGACATGCCCGGATAGCACAGGAAATGACCCTTGTCATTCTGTTTAGAAGCTTTATAAATATAAAGGGAACTATTTCCTTCTTGAATGGCACTTGCGGTCTTTATTAAACCCGTCCTGAAGTCCTTAAGTGATGAgcgctttctttctctcctcagGTCTATTCATTTAGCCTATGTGGAAGACGTGGAGGTGAAAGGGATTCAAGCATACCGCTTTGCACCCCCTAATGACGTCCTCATGAGTCCCAAAAACAACCCCACCAATGCAGGCTTCTGTGTGCCAGCTGGTGACTGTCTCGGCACCGGGGTGCTTAAAGTCAGCGTTTGTCGAGAAGGTAGGAGCACCGAGCCATCCCACCATCAGCCTCTCCCTTGCCCCAATTACCCACTTCCCCCACACACTGGCCCCAtgacacatttttgttttttctccccaTTCCCCCACCCCTCAAAAAAAGGTCCTTTCAGTCAGCAACCCTGTGCCCTGGCTGCTATCTGACATTCCCACTGTTTGAGCAGGCCAGATTTTACTCAGTGGTTCAATAATTAACTGTGCTGACTGAGGTTGGGGGGGTTATTGAACTATTTTATGGTGGTTATTAAGGAGAGTACGGTTGTTCTGATAATGTGATCTTAACTGGGCTTAAAGCAAAGATATGATACAGTAACCTCTAAACTTTTCTGTTTGTTCATTTAATTAAtcacttttatgattttattacatttgagttaaaaaaaaaaaacactgtaagACTCTTAAAttggaaatgtgttttatgGTTTTATATTAGGCTGCTACTGATTAAACTCAGCCATAATCAAACACGATTGGCTGTCAGCATCGCTTCCTGTGATTCAAATATAAAGGAAACTCTGGTGTGATGTGACGTTTCAGCCAATCAACATCAGGCCTGCCGTGATATACAAAGTGGTGTCGTCCTGAAACTGTCTGAGCGGTGTaaccacaggaaaaaaacattattcATTGTAGCAGTGCTATGACAGTTTCAACCTGCACccacctttttttaaaacttctgtGGGTTTTAGAAACAGCAGCTTTCAAaggttaaatttaataaaataaaagggaaTTTGTTTTGGCTACAATCAAATGAGATTAAATTCTCAAATCAGATCTTTAGCACAGACTGTCCACGCTGCAAGTGTTCAAGATTTGTGCATGCAGACATCACAAACCTATCTCCATAATTAGAGAATCGGCTTTTCAACGTGGCTTTTCTTCCGGCATTTCTTGTACCGACACTTTATCTGCCAGACCGTTCAGACTGAGACGAAAAGATGAGGATGTTGCATTTCAAACCAcatctaaatgttttttttaaggagaaATATTTGGTGCTCAACACTTTCTAAAATCTgaatgttttaaagaaaaaaaagtgaaaaaaaaatccaatttttgttttgattgtctGAATGAAAACGTCTATTTATACTTGACTCCTATGACAGAGCACCCTTCATAGCGTTTCTGTTTCGCTAAtgcatcatttttttaatgtgtggaGTCATTTTAAGGAGTAATGTCTCCTCTGCTAAAGGACTGATCACATTAGTTTTCTTTACCAACGCTCAATAAAATCtaaaacacacattcataaGCTGTCATTTCTATTATATCATTTAGAGTCACGGGCGCATGTTTATATCACACAAAACACTAGCCGTTATCTCAAGTTACTACTTTTATCGTTTTTCCTTGACACTCGTTTCTATCTTAAGATAGAAATATGActcaacatgtttatttctgattTGCTTCCCTCAAGGCGCTCCCATCGTGGTGTCCTTCCCACACTTTTATCAGGCTGACCCTGCTTACATCAACGCCATCGATGGCCTTAACCCCAACAAGGAGGAGCACGAGACGTATCTTGATCTGCAGCCGGTATGTTGAACACAGTGCTGTTATCATGACTAATGAGTGTGTAATGGACTTCGATCTGTCCTTCCAAATTAGAGTGGTTgctttatgactttttttttttttttttttttttttttttttttttttcgttcgggcttcattttattttgtgttcgGCTTACGTCATTACAAGTAATTTTACTGATAAGTGCTCAACATGCATGCAACATGATTTTTCGTTTTTcgctcatattaaaaaaaaagcgtTCAGCTATATTATTTGAATTGTTTTTGCTATTGTACTGATCATCCCCATCACATAAACAGGGCATCACTTTAACAGTGAGTGAGTTAAATGAAGTCTTTTagttgagttttattttttttatctttatattttcatgCACAAGTCACTTTTCAAATTGCAGTGATGTTAAAACAACAGATTTAGCTTTTTTGTGATCTACTTTTGCATCCACCACCTTCCTAGTCTCTGCTGACAAATGCTCAGAGCACATACTTGTGGTAGCATTGTGACTTGGTGGCTAAGAGTTTCACTTCCTGGTGAAATAAAGATTCAAATAATACGCATAGATGGAAAGACGACAGCAATCGCATTTTTCTGACGATGGGGGGAGAAGAATATCTGTGATATCATGCGTACAGTAATCCAAACAAGgaaaagaaagtttttaaaCAATAGCTAAAGTATCTCGTAGTTTGGGAATTATAAACATATATTTGTCTGATACTGTTTAACTTAGAATCTAAATTATGTGGTTtagtttttcagggttttttcatgcttgttgctgcagtttttcttaaaggaaaaagagaaaattaaacTTCTTTCCCAATTTTTGTCTTCGCTCTCCTCTTCATAGACGACAGGAGTTCCCATTCGTGCCTGTAAGAGAGCTCAGCTCAACATCATTCTGAAGAGAGTCCAAGGCTTTCCGTAAGTCAGGCTTTGTTGAACTCTGACCCACTTTACTGTTGCCACATACTCTGACACCATTTCAGCCACATGTTGAGCCAGATGTCTCCCCCTGACCTCGTCGTGCTTGTCTTTCTACCCCGCAGCAAAACGAAGAACATCACCGAGACCATTTTCCCCATCATGTTCGTCAATGAGGTGAGGATCTAATCTTTTAGCACAGCTTAACGTGTTTGACTAACCGCGAGTGAACTGCTTAGTCAGTACTGTCATCTTTCCCAACTCTAGACGGCGACTATTGACGACGAGTCAGCAGGCCAGATGAGGTCACTGCTCCTCATCGTGACTCTTGTGTCCAACTTCCCCGTCCTCATCGTGGGCTTGGGCATCATCCTGCTGCTCGTGTTTCTCGTCTTGTTCTGCCGAAACCGCCAGAAGAAGGTAGGGACTGCCACATTCTGCCGTG
It includes:
- the scarb2a gene encoding lysosome membrane protein 2a isoform X2 — translated: MTRRSCAIYATGFVSAHLLIVGIALVVAQVFQTMIHSRLKKEITLTEKSQVFESWKNPPPPVYMEYYFFNVTNPEVFMAGGKASVKQIGPYTYREYRPRENVTFLENGTKVYALNPKTFVFVPEKSVGDPEVDIVRTVNIPFVAIMNELNSYSFILRTLVSMYINSLGVEMFMTRTVHEVLWGFKDPLLTKVHSLKPEVDEYFGLMWKKNGTHEGEFVFHTGEQNYLDYGKIDTWNGLREMSWWSSNQSNMINGTDGAVFHPLINRNELLYIFAADLCRSIHLAYVEDVEVKGIQAYRFAPPNDVLMSPKNNPTNAGFCVPAGDCLGTGVLKVSVCREGAPIVVSFPHFYQADPAYINAIDGLNPNKEEHETYLDLQPTTGVPIRACKRAQLNIILKRVQGFPKTKNITETIFPIMFVNETATIDDESAGQMRSLLLIVTLVSNFPVLIVGLGIILLLVFLVLFCRNRQKKTAKDDTAYTPVSDKTDESSETPASQPMKNGSYIAMSPVEAQKC